A single region of the Polyodon spathula isolate WHYD16114869_AA chromosome 12, ASM1765450v1, whole genome shotgun sequence genome encodes:
- the LOC121324256 gene encoding NEDD4-binding protein 3-A-like isoform X1 has protein sequence MATAQALPLTSEPSTHFCDLYPLPSQRGQYRTTMGSVGSLIEKPDLSPESLHSSRAVPQAGPRQPDGLLKKGLAQRELLNYLNITKKDPKPGKRTVSSIKREHGSEEGENIYSKMHHKHGKEIDLTKNSLPLEKSRCRPSAFKPVTPKNFSSMQNLYPSRHKDPEKGLPNGLHHVSYATVSPSRSGPARPPPPRALSQQDEENMSDSGHHSLNSLPPYRPPFKAHLGQISASMSHINHIGSLERGSAGSRGGRSTASELSCRSMATLHRLQGCEGEAPPPYQASLSMEDMVKDLEERLLEKEHELKHVRRNLDESEDAIAQVGISFQKQVFEKRQRLWEKEIEELKRLYATKLRQISQQAQRSQRTLQLQLYKAQQEKHRLQEDLGAQRRECEVLKTVEQGQDNPRLEETKWEVCQKSGEISLLKQQLRDSQAEVAQKLGDMFSLKTQLRETRVEMRSKDNEIEQLRDSLRRTLQDGEQDGEGEGREGRGQQQGSTEERLRAELLLERRQNEAQTSLFESERRTWQKEKEKVIRYQKELQLGYLEMYHKNQALEKELQELRGGGGGGESGSRSIGTNDPQQPTGLPWIERIESSEI, from the exons ATGGCGACAGCACAGGCCTTGCCCCTGACCAGCGAACCTAGCACCCACTTCTGTGACCtctaccccctcccctcccagcgTGGCCAGTACAGGACAACCATGGGAAGTGTGGGCAGCCTGATCGAGAAGCCGGACCTGTCCCCAGAGTCGCTGCACAGCAGCAGGGCCGTGCCCCAGGCGGGACCCAGGCAGCCCGACGGCCTGCTCAAGAAGGGCCTTGCCCAGAGGGAGTTGCTTAACTATCTGAACATCACCAAGAAGGACCCCAAACCAGGCAAGAGGACAGTCTCCTCCATCAAGAGGGAGCATGGCTCAGAGGAAGGAGAGAACATCTACAGCAAGATGCATCACAAACACGGCAAGGAGATTGACCTGACCAAGAACTCTCTGCCGCTGGAAAAG TCCCGGTGTCGACCCTCTGCATTCAAACCAGTAACTCCCAAGAACTTCAGCTCCATGCAGAACCTGTACCCCTCCAGACACAAGGACCCAGAGAAGGGACTCCCCAACGGGCTTCATCACGTTTCCTATGCCACGGTCTCCCCCTCCCGGAGCGGTCCCGCCAGGCCCCCTCCGCCCCGGGCCCTCAGCCAGCAGGATGAGGAGAACATGTCTGACTCGGGACACCACTCCCTGAACAGCCTCCCGCCCTACCGGCCCCCCTTCAAGGCTCACTTGGGCCAGATCAGCGCCTCCATGAGCCACATCAACCACATCGGCTCGCTGGAGCGTGGCTCGGCAGGCTCCCGGGGGGGCCGGTCCACGGCCTCGGAGCTGTCGTGCCGCAGCATGGCCACGCTTCACCGGCTGCAGGGCTGCGAGGGAGAGGCACCCCCGCCCTACCAGGCCTCGCTCTCCATGGAGGATATGGTGAAGGACCTGGAGGAGAGGCTCCTGGAGAAGGAACACGAGCTGAAACATGTGAGGAGGAACCTGGACGAGAGCGAGGACGCCATCGCTCAGGTGGGGATCTCCTTCCAGAAA CAGGTGTTTGAAAAGAGGCAGCGGCTGTGGGAGAAGGAGATCGAGGAGCTCAAGCGGCTCTACGCCACCAAGCTACGGCAGATCTCCCAGCAGGCCCAGCGCTCGCAGCGCAcgctgcagctgcagctgtacAAGGCGCAGCAGGAGAAGCACAGGCTGCAGGAGGACCTGGGTGCGCAGCGTCGGGAGTGTGAGGTGTTAAAGACTGTCGAACAGGGACAGGACAACCCCAGACTGGAGGAGACCAAGTGGGAG GTGTGCCAGAAATCAGGCGAGATCTCCCTCCTGAAGCAGCAGCTGAGGGACTCGCAGGCAGAGGTGGCTCAGAAGCTGGGCGACATGTTCAGCCTGAAGACGCAGCTGAGAGAGACGAGGGTGGAAATGCGAAGCAAGGACAACGAGATCGAGCAGCTCCGAGACTCCCTGCGACGCACCCTGCAGGATGGAGAGCAGGACGGAGAGGGTGAgggcagggaggggagggggcagcagcagggctccacagaGGAGAGGCTGAGGGCGGAGCTGCTCCTGGAGAGAAGACAGAATGAAGCCCAGACCTCCCTCTTCGAGTCGGAGCGACGCACCTGgcagaaagagaaggagaaggtGATCAGGTACCAGAAGGAGCTGCAGTTGGGCTACCTGGAGATGTACCACAAGAACCAAGCCTTGGAGAAGGAGCTGCAGGAGctgcgaggaggaggaggagggggggagagcGGCAGCAGAAGCATAGGGACCAATGACCCACAGCAGCCCACAGGCCTGCCCTGGATAGAGAGGATTGAGTCCTCTGAAATATGA
- the LOC121324256 gene encoding NEDD4-binding protein 3-A-like isoform X3, which translates to MATAQALPLTSEPSTHFCDLYPLPSQRGQYRTTMGSVGSLIEKPDLSPESLHSSRAVPQAGPRQPDGLLKKGLAQRELLNYLNITKKDPKPGKRTVSSIKREHGSEEGENIYSKMHHKHGKEIDLTKNSLPLEKSRCRPSAFKPVTPKNFSSMQNLYPSRHKDPEKGLPNGLHHVSYATVSPSRSGPARPPPPRALSQQDEENMSDSGHHSLNSLPPYRPPFKAHLGQISASMSHINHIGSLERGSAGSRGGRSTASELSCRSMATLHRLQGCEGEAPPPYQASLSMEDMVKDLEERLLEKEHELKHVRRNLDESEDAIAQVFEKRQRLWEKEIEELKRLYATKLRQISQQAQRSQRTLQLQLYKAQQEKHRLQEDLGAQRRECEVLKTVEQGQDNPRLEETKWEVCQKSGEISLLKQQLRDSQAEVAQKLGDMFSLKTQLRETRVEMRSKDNEIEQLRDSLRRTLQDGEQDGEGEGREGRGQQQGSTEERLRAELLLERRQNEAQTSLFESERRTWQKEKEKVIRYQKELQLGYLEMYHKNQALEKELQELRGGGGGGESGSRSIGTNDPQQPTGLPWIERIESSEI; encoded by the exons ATGGCGACAGCACAGGCCTTGCCCCTGACCAGCGAACCTAGCACCCACTTCTGTGACCtctaccccctcccctcccagcgTGGCCAGTACAGGACAACCATGGGAAGTGTGGGCAGCCTGATCGAGAAGCCGGACCTGTCCCCAGAGTCGCTGCACAGCAGCAGGGCCGTGCCCCAGGCGGGACCCAGGCAGCCCGACGGCCTGCTCAAGAAGGGCCTTGCCCAGAGGGAGTTGCTTAACTATCTGAACATCACCAAGAAGGACCCCAAACCAGGCAAGAGGACAGTCTCCTCCATCAAGAGGGAGCATGGCTCAGAGGAAGGAGAGAACATCTACAGCAAGATGCATCACAAACACGGCAAGGAGATTGACCTGACCAAGAACTCTCTGCCGCTGGAAAAG TCCCGGTGTCGACCCTCTGCATTCAAACCAGTAACTCCCAAGAACTTCAGCTCCATGCAGAACCTGTACCCCTCCAGACACAAGGACCCAGAGAAGGGACTCCCCAACGGGCTTCATCACGTTTCCTATGCCACGGTCTCCCCCTCCCGGAGCGGTCCCGCCAGGCCCCCTCCGCCCCGGGCCCTCAGCCAGCAGGATGAGGAGAACATGTCTGACTCGGGACACCACTCCCTGAACAGCCTCCCGCCCTACCGGCCCCCCTTCAAGGCTCACTTGGGCCAGATCAGCGCCTCCATGAGCCACATCAACCACATCGGCTCGCTGGAGCGTGGCTCGGCAGGCTCCCGGGGGGGCCGGTCCACGGCCTCGGAGCTGTCGTGCCGCAGCATGGCCACGCTTCACCGGCTGCAGGGCTGCGAGGGAGAGGCACCCCCGCCCTACCAGGCCTCGCTCTCCATGGAGGATATGGTGAAGGACCTGGAGGAGAGGCTCCTGGAGAAGGAACACGAGCTGAAACATGTGAGGAGGAACCTGGACGAGAGCGAGGACGCCATCGCTCAG GTGTTTGAAAAGAGGCAGCGGCTGTGGGAGAAGGAGATCGAGGAGCTCAAGCGGCTCTACGCCACCAAGCTACGGCAGATCTCCCAGCAGGCCCAGCGCTCGCAGCGCAcgctgcagctgcagctgtacAAGGCGCAGCAGGAGAAGCACAGGCTGCAGGAGGACCTGGGTGCGCAGCGTCGGGAGTGTGAGGTGTTAAAGACTGTCGAACAGGGACAGGACAACCCCAGACTGGAGGAGACCAAGTGGGAG GTGTGCCAGAAATCAGGCGAGATCTCCCTCCTGAAGCAGCAGCTGAGGGACTCGCAGGCAGAGGTGGCTCAGAAGCTGGGCGACATGTTCAGCCTGAAGACGCAGCTGAGAGAGACGAGGGTGGAAATGCGAAGCAAGGACAACGAGATCGAGCAGCTCCGAGACTCCCTGCGACGCACCCTGCAGGATGGAGAGCAGGACGGAGAGGGTGAgggcagggaggggagggggcagcagcagggctccacagaGGAGAGGCTGAGGGCGGAGCTGCTCCTGGAGAGAAGACAGAATGAAGCCCAGACCTCCCTCTTCGAGTCGGAGCGACGCACCTGgcagaaagagaaggagaaggtGATCAGGTACCAGAAGGAGCTGCAGTTGGGCTACCTGGAGATGTACCACAAGAACCAAGCCTTGGAGAAGGAGCTGCAGGAGctgcgaggaggaggaggagggggggagagcGGCAGCAGAAGCATAGGGACCAATGACCCACAGCAGCCCACAGGCCTGCCCTGGATAGAGAGGATTGAGTCCTCTGAAATATGA
- the LOC121324256 gene encoding NEDD4-binding protein 3-A-like isoform X2 yields the protein MATAQALPLTSEPSTHFCDLYPLPSQRGQYRTTMGSVGSLIEKPDLSPESLHSSRAVPQAGPRQPDGLLKKGLAQRELLNYLNITKKDPKPGKRTVSSIKREHGSEEGENIYSKMHHKHGKEIDLTKNSLPLEKSRCRPSAFKPVTPKNFSSMQNLYPSRHKDPEKGLPNGLHHVSYATVSPSRSGPARPPPPRALSQQDEENMSDSGHHSLNSLPPYRPPFKAHLGQISASMSHINHIGSLERGSAGSRGGRSTASELSCRSMATLHRLQGCEGEAPPPYQASLSMEDMVKDLEERLLEKEHELKHVRRNLDESEDAIAQVGISFQKVFEKRQRLWEKEIEELKRLYATKLRQISQQAQRSQRTLQLQLYKAQQEKHRLQEDLGAQRRECEVLKTVEQGQDNPRLEETKWEVCQKSGEISLLKQQLRDSQAEVAQKLGDMFSLKTQLRETRVEMRSKDNEIEQLRDSLRRTLQDGEQDGEGEGREGRGQQQGSTEERLRAELLLERRQNEAQTSLFESERRTWQKEKEKVIRYQKELQLGYLEMYHKNQALEKELQELRGGGGGGESGSRSIGTNDPQQPTGLPWIERIESSEI from the exons ATGGCGACAGCACAGGCCTTGCCCCTGACCAGCGAACCTAGCACCCACTTCTGTGACCtctaccccctcccctcccagcgTGGCCAGTACAGGACAACCATGGGAAGTGTGGGCAGCCTGATCGAGAAGCCGGACCTGTCCCCAGAGTCGCTGCACAGCAGCAGGGCCGTGCCCCAGGCGGGACCCAGGCAGCCCGACGGCCTGCTCAAGAAGGGCCTTGCCCAGAGGGAGTTGCTTAACTATCTGAACATCACCAAGAAGGACCCCAAACCAGGCAAGAGGACAGTCTCCTCCATCAAGAGGGAGCATGGCTCAGAGGAAGGAGAGAACATCTACAGCAAGATGCATCACAAACACGGCAAGGAGATTGACCTGACCAAGAACTCTCTGCCGCTGGAAAAG TCCCGGTGTCGACCCTCTGCATTCAAACCAGTAACTCCCAAGAACTTCAGCTCCATGCAGAACCTGTACCCCTCCAGACACAAGGACCCAGAGAAGGGACTCCCCAACGGGCTTCATCACGTTTCCTATGCCACGGTCTCCCCCTCCCGGAGCGGTCCCGCCAGGCCCCCTCCGCCCCGGGCCCTCAGCCAGCAGGATGAGGAGAACATGTCTGACTCGGGACACCACTCCCTGAACAGCCTCCCGCCCTACCGGCCCCCCTTCAAGGCTCACTTGGGCCAGATCAGCGCCTCCATGAGCCACATCAACCACATCGGCTCGCTGGAGCGTGGCTCGGCAGGCTCCCGGGGGGGCCGGTCCACGGCCTCGGAGCTGTCGTGCCGCAGCATGGCCACGCTTCACCGGCTGCAGGGCTGCGAGGGAGAGGCACCCCCGCCCTACCAGGCCTCGCTCTCCATGGAGGATATGGTGAAGGACCTGGAGGAGAGGCTCCTGGAGAAGGAACACGAGCTGAAACATGTGAGGAGGAACCTGGACGAGAGCGAGGACGCCATCGCTCAGGTGGGGATCTCCTTCCAGAAA GTGTTTGAAAAGAGGCAGCGGCTGTGGGAGAAGGAGATCGAGGAGCTCAAGCGGCTCTACGCCACCAAGCTACGGCAGATCTCCCAGCAGGCCCAGCGCTCGCAGCGCAcgctgcagctgcagctgtacAAGGCGCAGCAGGAGAAGCACAGGCTGCAGGAGGACCTGGGTGCGCAGCGTCGGGAGTGTGAGGTGTTAAAGACTGTCGAACAGGGACAGGACAACCCCAGACTGGAGGAGACCAAGTGGGAG GTGTGCCAGAAATCAGGCGAGATCTCCCTCCTGAAGCAGCAGCTGAGGGACTCGCAGGCAGAGGTGGCTCAGAAGCTGGGCGACATGTTCAGCCTGAAGACGCAGCTGAGAGAGACGAGGGTGGAAATGCGAAGCAAGGACAACGAGATCGAGCAGCTCCGAGACTCCCTGCGACGCACCCTGCAGGATGGAGAGCAGGACGGAGAGGGTGAgggcagggaggggagggggcagcagcagggctccacagaGGAGAGGCTGAGGGCGGAGCTGCTCCTGGAGAGAAGACAGAATGAAGCCCAGACCTCCCTCTTCGAGTCGGAGCGACGCACCTGgcagaaagagaaggagaaggtGATCAGGTACCAGAAGGAGCTGCAGTTGGGCTACCTGGAGATGTACCACAAGAACCAAGCCTTGGAGAAGGAGCTGCAGGAGctgcgaggaggaggaggagggggggagagcGGCAGCAGAAGCATAGGGACCAATGACCCACAGCAGCCCACAGGCCTGCCCTGGATAGAGAGGATTGAGTCCTCTGAAATATGA